Proteins from a single region of Salinibacter grassmerensis:
- a CDS encoding NAD(P)H-binding protein has translation MAESMSSRPTVAIAGATGFVGTALREALRDEYDVVGLTRSPVRARANAGSGSDEEWRHADLFDPYAVQDGLEGADYAIYLVHSMLPSSRLTQGQVADLDLLQADNFARAAEAEGVEQILYLGALIPDDKSPLPSPLRRRLEMEQVLGSTSVPLTTLRAGLIVGAGGTWLSMLLNLVRRLPVMVLPSWTRAETQPIALRDAVRGLKKSLGNPRTYEATYDVGGPEAMSYHEMLLRTADVLGLQRRTTTVPMESPRLSKLWVWLFGSVPWALVTPVIDSLRFQTRIQSNEMHRWLQRDALSFEGALEASVDDRGHPLPNPRDDLREREDAVIRDQSVVRSVQRMPCPPEFTARDVADEYMRWLPRLGWPMLQVDVEQERMARFELRPVGTLLKLRFAADRSPEGRQLFFVTGGLLAKGEGERSGRLEFRKVLGGRAVLAAIHDFSPRLPWYVYNSTQALAHLVVMWGFGQHLERLTHRQSETASVSSALHGPSS, from the coding sequence ATGGCCGAGTCTATGTCCAGCCGTCCCACCGTTGCCATCGCCGGAGCCACGGGCTTCGTGGGAACGGCGCTGCGGGAAGCGCTACGGGACGAGTACGACGTTGTCGGGCTCACGCGGTCGCCGGTACGGGCCCGTGCCAATGCGGGCTCAGGCTCCGATGAGGAATGGCGGCACGCCGACCTCTTCGACCCCTACGCGGTGCAGGATGGGCTGGAGGGGGCCGACTACGCCATCTACCTCGTCCACTCCATGCTCCCGTCGTCCCGGCTTACGCAGGGACAGGTGGCTGACCTCGACCTCCTGCAGGCCGATAACTTTGCACGGGCGGCCGAAGCGGAAGGCGTCGAGCAGATTCTCTACCTCGGGGCGCTCATCCCGGATGACAAGAGCCCCCTGCCGTCTCCGCTCCGTCGCCGGCTTGAGATGGAGCAGGTCCTCGGCTCCACGTCCGTTCCCCTCACGACGCTCCGGGCCGGCCTGATTGTGGGCGCGGGCGGCACGTGGCTGAGCATGCTGCTGAACCTCGTCCGGCGGCTCCCCGTCATGGTCCTGCCGTCCTGGACCCGGGCCGAGACCCAACCCATTGCCCTGCGCGACGCGGTGCGGGGACTGAAGAAAAGCCTGGGCAATCCGCGGACCTACGAGGCCACTTATGACGTGGGCGGGCCCGAGGCGATGAGCTACCACGAGATGCTGCTGCGCACCGCCGATGTGCTGGGGCTCCAGCGCCGCACCACGACGGTGCCGATGGAGTCGCCCCGCCTCTCGAAGCTCTGGGTGTGGCTCTTCGGAAGCGTGCCCTGGGCCCTCGTGACGCCCGTGATCGACAGCCTGCGGTTTCAGACGCGCATCCAATCGAACGAAATGCACCGATGGCTCCAACGCGACGCCCTGTCGTTTGAGGGGGCCCTGGAGGCCTCGGTCGACGACCGCGGGCATCCCCTGCCCAACCCGCGAGACGATCTGCGAGAGCGAGAAGACGCCGTGATCCGCGACCAGAGTGTGGTCCGTTCGGTGCAGCGCATGCCGTGTCCCCCAGAGTTTACGGCGCGGGACGTGGCCGACGAGTACATGCGATGGTTGCCCCGCCTGGGATGGCCTATGCTTCAAGTCGACGTAGAGCAGGAGCGGATGGCGCGCTTCGAGCTGCGTCCCGTAGGAACCCTCCTCAAGCTCCGGTTTGCGGCCGACCGCAGTCCGGAGGGGCGACAGCTCTTCTTCGTGACCGGCGGGTTGCTGGCGAAAGGCGAAGGCGAGCGCTCCGGACGGCTTGAATTTCGGAAGGTGCTGGGAGGGAGGGCCGTTCTGGCCGCCATCCACGACTTTTCGCCTCGGCTGCCGTGGTACGTCTACAACAGCACGCAGGCGCTCGCCCACCTCGTGGTGATGTGGGGCTTTGGGCAGCACCTGGAGCGCCTCACGCACCGGCAGTCCGAGACGGCGTCCGTCTCGTCCGCCCTCCACGGGCCTTCCTCGTAG
- a CDS encoding ATP-dependent DNA helicase — MSTFADAPFTEDQEEAYDQVYDRLARGERFTGLRGYAGTGKTYLVSRLVEQLLDEDCTVTVCAPTHKAVQVLSDELGDAPVQMQTLHSFLGLRLRPKDDGEYELVAEEERDFAEGVVIIDEASMIGREEWSHIQDAPFWVQWLFVGDPAQLPPVNEDPSPALDVPGPTLETIHRQAADNPILELATKIRTGADGRFGSTFEDGKGVAVTRNRDEFLDSILRAFDADAFAEDATHARVLAYRNKTVRRYNREIRAERYGADADRFVEGEWLVGTETWYYDGAQRLTNSEEVRVKRADVETFEADDQSEWTVWELKVRTPGRGLTRTIQVLHEDERDRYENDLERRRAKAEDDPSKWDRFFELRERFARVDYAYATTVHRAQGSTYDTVFVDHRDLRVCRGEERGALLYVAVTRPSRRLALLV, encoded by the coding sequence ATGTCCACCTTTGCCGACGCGCCGTTTACCGAAGACCAGGAAGAGGCGTACGACCAAGTCTACGACCGCCTTGCGCGGGGGGAGCGGTTTACGGGGCTGCGTGGGTACGCAGGCACCGGGAAAACGTATCTTGTGAGTCGCCTCGTGGAGCAGTTGCTGGACGAGGACTGCACGGTGACCGTCTGTGCCCCGACCCACAAGGCGGTACAGGTGCTGAGCGACGAACTCGGCGACGCCCCTGTGCAGATGCAGACGCTCCACTCCTTCCTGGGCCTTCGGCTGCGGCCGAAGGACGACGGGGAGTACGAACTGGTGGCCGAGGAGGAGCGCGACTTCGCCGAAGGGGTGGTCATCATCGACGAGGCGTCCATGATTGGCCGTGAGGAGTGGTCGCACATCCAGGATGCGCCCTTCTGGGTGCAATGGCTCTTCGTGGGCGACCCGGCGCAGCTGCCCCCGGTGAACGAGGACCCGTCGCCCGCGCTCGACGTGCCGGGCCCCACCCTGGAAACCATTCATCGCCAGGCGGCCGACAACCCGATCCTCGAACTCGCGACCAAAATCCGCACCGGGGCCGACGGCCGCTTTGGGAGCACCTTCGAGGACGGGAAGGGCGTGGCTGTCACGCGCAACCGGGACGAATTCCTGGACAGTATCCTCCGGGCCTTCGACGCCGACGCGTTCGCGGAGGACGCGACCCATGCTCGTGTGCTCGCCTACCGCAACAAGACAGTGCGCCGCTACAACCGCGAGATCCGTGCCGAGCGGTACGGGGCGGACGCGGATCGCTTCGTGGAAGGGGAGTGGCTGGTCGGCACCGAAACTTGGTACTACGATGGGGCGCAGCGATTGACCAACAGCGAAGAAGTGCGCGTTAAGCGGGCGGACGTTGAGACGTTTGAGGCCGACGATCAGAGCGAGTGGACCGTCTGGGAACTGAAGGTGCGCACACCGGGGCGCGGCCTCACGCGCACGATCCAGGTGCTGCACGAGGACGAACGGGACCGATACGAGAACGACCTGGAACGGCGGCGCGCCAAGGCCGAGGACGATCCCTCCAAGTGGGATCGGTTTTTCGAGCTCCGCGAGCGCTTCGCCCGTGTCGACTACGCGTACGCCACGACCGTACACCGGGCGCAAGGGTCCACCTACGACACCGTGTTCGTGGACCACCGCGACCTGCGTGTGTGTCGGGGCGAAGAGCGCGGGGCACTTCTCTACGTGGCCGTCACGCGCCCCTCCCGGCGGCTTGCACTGCTCGTGTAA
- a CDS encoding dipeptidase gives MPAPTSSLIVVSFVLLLMGSRVSQAQPAASIDARADRLVQASLLVDGHVDLPYRLNDFYENPADSTVGGDFDYPRARAGGLDAPFMSIYIPTYLQSNPAAATNRADALIDLVEEIAAAHPAKFALATSPDDVRQISKTEAVALPLGMENGAGLGGELDNVEHFYDRGVRYITLTHGTHNRLGDSSYDDSEPRWNGLSPFGERVVAEMNRLGIMVDVSHVTDATAIDAIEQSNAPVVASHSSCRHFTPGWKRNVSDNLIREIAGTGGVVMITFGSSFLRTAYQDRDDPIRNRMNAHIDAMGWAEDSREAVVYEQRTRREHPIGTVQDVADHIDHAVDLVGTEHVGLGSDFDGVFVLPEGLQDASGYPALVAELLRRGYSDTEIQQILGENLLRVWTEVAAAAERPSE, from the coding sequence GTGCCGGCCCCGACCTCTTCCTTGATCGTCGTCTCCTTCGTGCTTCTTCTGATGGGGAGCCGGGTCTCGCAGGCGCAGCCAGCCGCCTCGATCGACGCCCGGGCCGATCGTCTCGTCCAGGCCTCCCTCCTGGTGGACGGCCACGTCGACCTTCCCTACCGCCTGAACGACTTCTACGAGAATCCGGCCGACTCTACGGTGGGGGGCGACTTCGACTATCCACGAGCCCGGGCCGGCGGCCTCGACGCGCCCTTCATGTCGATCTACATCCCCACGTACCTGCAGAGCAACCCCGCCGCCGCGACGAACCGGGCCGATGCCCTTATCGACTTAGTGGAAGAGATTGCGGCGGCGCACCCCGCCAAGTTTGCGCTGGCAACCTCGCCGGACGACGTGCGCCAGATTTCCAAGACGGAGGCCGTAGCTCTTCCTTTGGGGATGGAAAACGGCGCCGGCCTCGGCGGCGAGCTCGACAACGTAGAGCACTTCTACGATCGGGGCGTCCGATACATCACCCTCACGCATGGCACGCACAATCGCCTCGGGGACTCCTCCTACGACGACTCTGAGCCACGGTGGAATGGGCTGAGTCCGTTCGGGGAGCGGGTGGTAGCGGAAATGAATCGGCTCGGCATCATGGTAGATGTCTCCCACGTCACCGACGCCACGGCCATCGACGCCATCGAACAGTCGAACGCCCCAGTCGTCGCGTCCCACTCTTCGTGTCGCCACTTTACGCCCGGCTGGAAGCGGAACGTGAGTGACAACCTGATCAGGGAGATTGCCGGCACCGGCGGGGTCGTGATGATCACATTCGGCTCCTCCTTCCTCCGCACTGCGTACCAGGACCGGGACGATCCCATTCGCAACCGCATGAATGCCCACATCGACGCGATGGGCTGGGCAGAGGACTCGCGCGAGGCAGTCGTCTACGAACAACGGACCCGCCGCGAGCACCCGATCGGCACCGTGCAGGACGTGGCCGACCACATCGACCACGCCGTGGACCTCGTGGGCACCGAACACGTCGGCCTCGGCTCCGACTTTGACGGCGTTTTTGTGCTGCCGGAGGGCCTGCAGGACGCCTCCGGCTACCCCGCCCTCGTCGCTGAGCTCCTCCGCCGCGGCTACTCAGACACGGAGATTCAGCAGATCCTCGGGGAGAATCTGCTCCGCGTGTGGACGGAGGTCGCGGCCGCCGCGGAGCGCCCCTCAGAGTAA
- a CDS encoding helical backbone metal receptor: MPTATDARGHTIALDHRPHRILSLVPSQTELLAHLGLAEEVVGITRFCERPEHWRSEKTIVGGTKQVDFDTVRSLDPDLILANHEENTAEDVGTLDEIAPVFVTEVKTVEEALGMVRTVGTLTGTSDQTSTLVGKIISRFESLPDFDSLRAAYLIWRDPYMTVGSDTFIHDVMHWGGLKNAYGDQTRYPEVTIDELAEQDLDVVLCSSEPFPFHEKDEFTADLREALPDTTIEIVDGQPFSWYGPRLLDTPSYLTTLRERLPTPVPRG, encoded by the coding sequence ATGCCTACTGCCACCGACGCCCGCGGTCACACCATCGCGCTCGACCACCGGCCCCACCGGATCCTCTCCCTGGTGCCCAGCCAGACCGAGTTGCTGGCGCACCTGGGCCTGGCGGAAGAGGTTGTCGGCATCACCCGCTTCTGTGAGCGGCCCGAACACTGGCGCTCGGAGAAAACCATCGTCGGCGGCACGAAGCAGGTCGATTTCGACACCGTCCGTAGCCTAGACCCGGACCTCATTCTCGCCAACCACGAGGAAAACACAGCTGAGGACGTCGGGACGCTCGACGAAATTGCACCCGTATTCGTCACCGAGGTCAAGACTGTCGAGGAGGCGCTCGGCATGGTCCGGACGGTGGGGACGCTTACCGGAACGTCGGACCAGACGTCCACTCTGGTTGGCAAGATCATTTCCCGCTTCGAGTCCCTGCCCGATTTTGACTCCCTTCGTGCCGCCTATCTCATCTGGCGCGACCCCTACATGACCGTCGGGAGCGATACATTCATTCACGACGTGATGCACTGGGGCGGCCTCAAGAACGCCTACGGCGATCAGACCCGGTACCCGGAGGTGACAATCGACGAACTTGCCGAGCAGGACCTCGACGTCGTTCTCTGTTCCAGTGAGCCCTTCCCCTTCCACGAAAAGGACGAATTCACGGCCGACCTCCGCGAGGCACTCCCCGATACGACGATCGAGATCGTGGACGGACAGCCCTTCTCGTGGTACGGCCCACGGCTCCTCGACACCCCGTCGTACCTGACGACCCTGCGCGAGCGCCTGCCGACCCCTGTCCCGCGTGGTTGA
- a CDS encoding cobalamin-independent methionine synthase II family protein, whose protein sequence is MSLPTEPIGSIPRPEEVIEGLEAYRRGDLSQDALDRIADRALRATVGAFEDTGSPVITDGEQAKPSFLTYPIEGADNVAPGGVEIPFEAGHTRTLPRLTEGPLRYETYAAEYLERAQAYASVPVKQSVISASALSFLYPDDGLDGYSREAFLEDLVDEVETDIRQCLDAGAHAVQIDFTEGRLAVKLDPSKELLREFVALNNRVLDRFSDEARQRIGVHTCPGGDKDSTHSADVDYAELLPLLFDLNVGRFYMQFASEDEPERVLDTVREHSTDDQTIFLGVTDVTRPRVESPGEVCDTIVQAAEHLAPERLGTTDDCGFSPFGDDRSTARRTAFDKIEARVEGTRRARQTLGLSV, encoded by the coding sequence ATGTCCCTTCCCACCGAGCCCATTGGCAGCATTCCCCGGCCCGAAGAGGTCATCGAGGGACTGGAGGCGTACCGACGTGGCGACCTGAGCCAGGACGCCCTAGACCGAATTGCCGACCGCGCCCTGCGGGCCACCGTCGGCGCGTTCGAAGACACGGGCTCCCCCGTCATCACGGACGGGGAGCAGGCCAAGCCCAGCTTCCTGACCTATCCGATTGAGGGGGCCGACAACGTCGCGCCCGGCGGTGTCGAGATTCCGTTCGAGGCGGGACACACCCGCACCCTGCCCCGGCTCACCGAGGGGCCCCTCCGCTACGAGACCTACGCGGCAGAGTACCTGGAGCGGGCACAGGCCTACGCGAGTGTGCCGGTGAAGCAGAGCGTCATCTCAGCCTCCGCCCTCAGTTTCCTCTACCCGGACGACGGCCTCGACGGGTACTCACGGGAGGCGTTTCTTGAGGACCTCGTCGATGAGGTGGAGACCGACATTCGCCAATGCCTCGACGCCGGTGCGCACGCCGTCCAGATTGACTTTACGGAGGGCCGCCTCGCGGTGAAACTCGATCCTTCGAAGGAACTGCTTCGCGAGTTTGTGGCGCTTAACAACCGTGTCCTCGACCGTTTTTCCGACGAGGCGCGCCAACGGATCGGCGTTCACACCTGTCCGGGGGGCGATAAGGACTCGACCCACAGTGCCGACGTGGACTACGCGGAGCTTCTGCCCCTGCTTTTCGACCTGAACGTGGGGCGCTTCTACATGCAGTTTGCCAGTGAGGACGAGCCCGAGCGCGTGCTCGACACTGTGCGCGAGCACAGCACGGACGACCAGACGATTTTCCTCGGCGTGACCGACGTGACCCGTCCGCGTGTGGAATCGCCCGGGGAGGTCTGTGACACGATCGTACAGGCGGCGGAGCATCTTGCGCCGGAGCGGCTCGGGACCACCGATGACTGTGGCTTTTCGCCGTTCGGGGACGACCGGTCCACCGCCCGACGTACTGCGTTCGACAAGATCGAAGCGCGAGTGGAGGGGACGAGGCGGGCACGGCAGACGCTCGGGCTCTCGGTGTAA